The DNA region GCAACAACCATAATATCAATCCAGTAAAATTTATCGAAGATACAGCAAGTGGCAAAATCTCTTGGAAAGAACGAGCTATTGGCAACATTTTAGAAAAAGCAATAAAAGGTGACTTAATTATAGTAGCTGAGATTTCTAGGCTTGGAAGATCAACTCTGCAAGTCCTTGAAATATTGGAAGCTGCTACAAAAAAAGAAATATCCGTACATATAACTAAAAATCATATTGTCATAGATGGTTCTATCCAATCTACAATAACTGCTACAATTTTAGGACTCGCTGCTCAAATAGAGAGAGAATTTATTTCCAGTAGAACTAAAGAAGCTTTAGCAAAGCTTAAACAAGACGGAATAAAACTTGGTAGGCCTAAAGGCCAAGCACAATTACTCAAACTTGATAACTGCCGAGATGAGATACTCAAATACTTAAAAAAAGGAATTAATAAAAGAGCTATCTCTAAACTAATTGAATGCTCCCCTTCTACCTTATATGAATGGCTTAATCGCAGAAGACTATCAAATGATTAAATTTAAAAATTTAATATTTCTTATATGGTAAATAATCTTGATATCACTCCTAACCTTGCACGCACACTCATAGATAAGCAATTCCCAGAATATGCCCATTTGCCTATTATCTCAGTTAAAAAGCAAGGTCATGATAATCGTACTTATTGTTTAGGTAACGATATGCTGATCCGTATGCCAACTAACGAATCCTATGCATTAAACGTATCCAAAGAACAAGAATTATTACCAAAGCTAGCACCACACTTAAATGTCAATATTCCAACCCCAATAAAAATGGGCGTGCCTTCAACAGATTATCCGTATCCATTTTTTATTTACAACTATCTTCCGGGTACAAGTATTAATCTTCTAACTCTCAATAATAAGGATTTGGAACAGCTAGCTTTTGATTTAGCCAAATTTCTAAAAGAATTACAAGCAATTAATGAGGTTAAAGCACCTCAGCCAGGTCAACATAATTGGTGACGCGGCAACCATGTAAGCATTTATGACAAAGATACTAGAGAACAAATTATAAAACTCTCAAATATTATAGATAGTAATAAAGCAATGCAGTTATGGGAGATTGCTTGTAAAACCAAATGAAGTAAAAGCCCTGTATGGATTCATGGTGATTTTGCAGTAGGCAATATGCTAATCCAAAATGGTAAGTTATTTGCCATTATTGATTTTGGCGGTATGGCATGCGGTGACCCAGCTTGTGATCTTATTATAGCATGGACCTTTTTAAAAGGGAGGGCACGTAAAATATTTATTAAGGAAGTAAATTTGGATGAAGATACCTGGCTGCGCGCTAAAGCTTGGGCTCTTTGGAAAGCATCGTTTGAATTATGTCAGATACTAGATCAAAATATTGTAGAATCATTATTACAAAAAAGAATCATCGAGGAGGTTTGTGTTGGTTTATAGGCATAATGTTATTACAACTCTTATTTTAATGTTATTATTATCTTCATGTGTTAAACAAAATAATTTTAGTAGGCGGTTTTGTGGGTAATAGTCGTTTTGGATGGAATGAATTCACTTTCACAGGATTGAATTGTCCTAACGAGGCCCATAAAAAGAAGTTAGTTCCATCCAAATCAGAAGAAAATTTAACCTACTAAACAAAGCCTGCACTTATAACGCTTACGGTTAAATGATTATGTCAATTAGTAAGTTCGTTATCAATAATTGAGCTTGAATTCTCTCCAGAAATTTGAGTTAATTCCTTTTCTTGGTTATCTAGAGCTTTCTTTATAACAATTTGTACTGTATTTTCTTCTAAGAAAGAATTAGGGGATATGCATGTTAGCGCTAAAAGGATTTTTTGCAAAAAAGTTTGAGGAGGTGTAGATTTGTTATCAGCTTCCCAGTTAATCATATAAAAATCCTTTAATTGTAATTATTTTAAAATAGATGGTGAAAATATATTATATATACTTAATTTGCAATCTTATTTAATTAAAATTTTAATTCTTATTAAAGAGATCTCTGCAATGATTTTGTTTGGGTATAGGTAAATTTTACAGTTAAAAATATATTATACATGCATTATATAGAGAAAAACGTTTAGTAATATTACTTGGAGGAAAGAAAGCTTTGACTGAATGATAAAATCTATAACTAAACTATTCTAAGATTCATAAGTGGCTAATTTTGTGTTAAATTTACTCTAGTAAAATGCCATGCTATATTACTAATAAAGCTATTATAATAGATTAAAAATATTGTTATGTTTACCAAAGAACAGTTAATAAACATTGGAGCAGAAAAATTAGCAGAAATTATTCTATCGCTGCATAAGAATAGACCAGACCTTCAAAAGCAATTAGAGATAATTTTTGCTGGCTTTGATTCAGATCCTAAAAAAATTATTTCGATGATTAAAAAAGAAATAGCATCTTTAAAAAGATCCAGTAGATTTGTTGATTACTATGAATCTGATGCTCTTGCTGATCAGGTGAATCAAGTGCGTATTCATATTATGGAAGACTTATTACCTAAATCTCCTGATCAAGCTATTGAGTTACTGTTAAATTTTCTAGATATTCACCAAAATACTTTAAATCGAGTTGATGATAGTAATGGCACAGTCGGAGATGCCTTTCAACAAGCTTGCGCTGATTTAGGTAAAGCCTATGAACACACTACTAATACCTTAGATGATGTAGTAAATTTAGTTTATGATCGTTTCATGAATAATGACTATGCTGTTTATGATAATATTATCTGGCATTTTAAGGATGTGCTCAAGGATAATGGATTAAGTCTATTAAAACAAAAACTAGAAAAATCTGTTAATCAAAAAAACACTACGACAATCAAAATCGGACTGGAACAGATAGCTGATTGCCAAAATGATGTAGATGCTTATATAGAAGCTTGTTCTTTCACTGGTAAACCACATGCCCATGATCATTTAGAAATCGCGAAACGCCTTATCAAGCATTGGCGTGGTATAGAAGCAATTGAGTGGCTAGATTCTATAGATCTTCCGGTAGCTCATAGCTGGTATCAAGATAAACAAGCTTTAAAAATACAAGCTCTAGATTTATGCGGTAATTATAAGGCAGCACAAGCAGAAAGACTAAATTGGTTTGAAACTACTTTAAGTCCTAAAGTTTATAGTGAAATCTTGAAACATGCTGAAGTAGATTTTATAGAATCGTTTCAAAAAACTGCTATCCAAAAAGCTTTAGATTTTCCCAATCCTCATATCGCTCTTATCTTTCTAAAAGAAATACAAGAATTTGAACAAGCAGCAAAATTAGTACTACTGAAAATTGATGTTCTAGATGGCAGTAATTATTATACTCTACGTCCTATAGCAGATATTTTATGCAAAGTTGATCCACTAGCATCAACATTACTATATCGTAAAATGATAGAGCCTGTTTTAGTAGGAGCTAAATCTAAATATTACAATTATGCTGCTAAAGATTTAGCTACATGTCATAATTTAAGCTCTCAAATCACTGATTGGCATAAATACCAAAACCATCAGCTTTATTTTGAGGAAATATCAAAACAACATAAAAGAAAAACTAGTTTTTGGCCTGAATACGCCTCAGCATTAAATAAACAAATAGCCAAAGACGCTAAAATAGCTAGTAAGAATAATGATTAAAGTAATTTATAAACTAAACACCTTTCATCTATAAGCTACAATGGTATAAAGTAAGATCGATTAAACACCGACCATCATTTATTGCTTTCTTGTTAATCAATATACTGATGTATCATCTAATTAGTGATATTTCCTAAAATAATTTTAAATGGTTGAGCCGAATCATGTGTTGATTGAAGTTAATTAATTTTATATTGTTGTAAATATGAATCTAATAATGCTGAGTCAATATTTTTAATTACTATTAATTTTATATTTGAATTATAACCTAATACCATTTCCCCATTATAAGCAGAGATATTAGATTGATAGAATGAGTAATTTATGATATAAAGCTAGGTAATAATGAAATAATAGGAAGTAACAAGGAAATGCCTAAAGTATCAAAAATGATAAATGACGAATTAGTATTAAAAGCAAGGGAAGCTTTGAATAACGGAGGGAAGAATGGTGTTGTAGTAACAAGATTAAAAGCCATACTAGCATCGAGTAAGCATGGTATTAAGAAAGTAGCGGAAGTTTATGATATCAACAGATCTTCGCTACATAGATGGGTTGCTCTATTTCGAGATCAAGGCATTGATGGTCTCAAGAACATAGCAAAGCCTTCTAG from Candidatus Tisiphia endosymbiont of Beris chalybata includes:
- a CDS encoding recombinase family protein, translating into MTNFAYLRISQDQQDIKNQKFGLLEYCNNHNINPVKFIEDTASGKISWKERAIGNILEKAIKGDLIIVAEISRLGRSTLQVLEILEAATKKEISVHITKNHIVIDGSIQSTITATILGLAAQIEREFISSRTKEALAKLKQDGIKLGRPKGQAQLLKLDNCRDEILKYLKKGINKRAISKLIECSPSTLYEWLNRRRLSND
- a CDS encoding DUF6880 family protein; protein product: MFTKEQLINIGAEKLAEIILSLHKNRPDLQKQLEIIFAGFDSDPKKIISMIKKEIASLKRSSRFVDYYESDALADQVNQVRIHIMEDLLPKSPDQAIELLLNFLDIHQNTLNRVDDSNGTVGDAFQQACADLGKAYEHTTNTLDDVVNLVYDRFMNNDYAVYDNIIWHFKDVLKDNGLSLLKQKLEKSVNQKNTTTIKIGLEQIADCQNDVDAYIEACSFTGKPHAHDHLEIAKRLIKHWRGIEAIEWLDSIDLPVAHSWYQDKQALKIQALDLCGNYKAAQAERLNWFETTLSPKVYSEILKHAEVDFIESFQKTAIQKALDFPNPHIALIFLKEIQEFEQAAKLVLLKIDVLDGSNYYTLRPIADILCKVDPLASTLLYRKMIEPVLVGAKSKYYNYAAKDLATCHNLSSQITDWHKYQNHQLYFEEISKQHKRKTSFWPEYASALNKQIAKDAKIASKNND